From the Octadecabacter antarcticus 307 genome, one window contains:
- a CDS encoding IS256 family transposase, with product MTKNTVIDFAKPSDFSPDPLTDLLRAGAQELLATAVRAEVSEFMGGHAHLLDDEGRQRLVRHGFLPEREVMTGIGKVAVQVPRVRDRGENPDGSKVRFNSSLVPPYLRKAKSVEELLPWLYLKGISTGDFSEALASLVGPDADGLSASTITRLKSTWWEEYEAWRKRDLTAKRYVYIWADGVYFNPRLDDDRQCMLVIIGADEYGDKDVLGIMDGFRENADSWRDLLRSLQKRGLTIAPDLACGDGALGFWTALRDVYPTTKEQRCWVHKMANITGAMPKPLHEKAKAGLQDIWMVATKKEAVVAFDLFVETYGVKYERAVKKLTKDRNVLLTFYDFPAEHWKHIRTTNPIESVFATVRNRTRKTKGCLSRKTALSMVFKLMMSAKKKWRKLSGTNRLPEVIQGVEFKDGIKQLQNAA from the coding sequence ATGACCAAGAATACAGTTATCGACTTCGCAAAACCAAGCGATTTTTCACCTGATCCGCTGACGGATCTTCTGCGAGCAGGTGCGCAGGAACTTCTGGCCACTGCGGTGCGCGCGGAGGTGTCCGAATTCATGGGCGGTCACGCGCACCTTTTGGACGACGAGGGCCGCCAGCGTTTGGTGCGCCACGGGTTTCTGCCGGAGCGCGAGGTTATGACCGGGATTGGCAAGGTAGCGGTTCAGGTTCCTCGGGTAAGGGATCGTGGTGAAAACCCGGATGGTTCGAAGGTCCGTTTCAACTCGTCGCTTGTCCCGCCCTATTTGCGCAAGGCAAAGTCTGTGGAGGAATTGCTACCGTGGCTTTACCTCAAAGGCATCTCGACAGGGGACTTCAGCGAGGCACTGGCATCCCTTGTAGGGCCAGACGCCGATGGATTGTCGGCCTCGACGATCACGCGACTGAAGTCGACCTGGTGGGAAGAATACGAGGCTTGGCGCAAACGCGATCTGACGGCAAAGCGCTACGTCTACATCTGGGCCGACGGTGTCTACTTCAACCCACGCCTGGACGATGATCGTCAATGTATGTTGGTGATTATTGGCGCGGATGAGTATGGTGACAAGGATGTTCTTGGTATCATGGACGGGTTCCGCGAGAATGCGGACAGCTGGCGGGACCTTCTTCGGAGCTTGCAAAAACGGGGGCTGACGATTGCGCCTGATCTGGCCTGTGGGGACGGTGCTTTGGGCTTCTGGACTGCACTTCGGGACGTGTATCCGACGACGAAAGAACAGCGCTGCTGGGTCCACAAGATGGCCAACATCACAGGCGCGATGCCAAAGCCCCTGCATGAAAAGGCCAAGGCAGGGCTGCAAGACATCTGGATGGTGGCAACAAAGAAAGAGGCGGTTGTCGCCTTCGACCTGTTCGTTGAAACTTACGGTGTCAAATACGAGCGTGCGGTCAAAAAGCTGACCAAGGATCGCAACGTGCTGCTGACATTCTACGACTTCCCTGCCGAGCACTGGAAGCACATCCGCACGACAAACCCCATCGAGAGCGTCTTCGCTACCGTGCGCAACCGAACCCGCAAGACCAAGGGCTGCCTAAGCCGCAAAACGGCCCTGTCCATGGTCTTCAAGCTAATGATGTCAGCCAAGAAAAAATGGCGAAAGCTCAGCGGCACAAACCGACTGCCCGAAGTCATTCAGGGGGTTGAGTTCAAAGACGGGATCAAGCAACTTCAAAACGCCGCCTGA
- a CDS encoding IS256-like element ISOan5 family transposase: METTNIVDFARRDGMTDALTELLKTGAQQLIATAVGAELVSYLAQFTGLRTDAGHAAVVRNGHHPARPFQTGIGPVSVRIPKVRSKDGTPVTFRSALVPPYVRRTKTLEAALPWLYLKGISSGEMAPALKVLLGPDAKGLSANTVSRLKRDWANEYEAWKDAELDDEPIVYIWADGVHSGLRGEDDKLCALVIVGVTARGKKRFLAIEDGVRESTQSWREVLLSLKSRGMNAPKLAIGDGAMGFWAAMDEVYPTARQQRCWQHKTMNVLNCLPKLSQPKAKAAIHNIWQAETKDDAEKAFDLFIKIYEPKYPKAALCLQKDREELMAFFDFPAQHWQSIRTSNPIESAFATIQHRTKRSKGCLSRDGMLHMMFKLGQCAEQNWRKLRGFDYLAKVITGVKFKDGIETTNHSQIAA; this comes from the coding sequence ATGGAAACGACTAACATTGTTGATTTTGCGCGTCGAGACGGGATGACGGACGCGCTGACGGAGTTGCTGAAAACGGGAGCACAACAATTGATAGCGACAGCAGTTGGGGCCGAGCTTGTCAGTTATCTGGCGCAATTTACCGGCTTACGCACCGATGCCGGTCACGCGGCAGTCGTGCGCAATGGACATCATCCGGCTCGCCCATTTCAAACGGGCATTGGCCCTGTGAGCGTGCGGATTCCAAAGGTCCGCTCGAAGGATGGCACACCAGTAACATTCCGCTCGGCCCTGGTGCCACCCTATGTGCGTAGAACCAAGACCTTAGAAGCTGCCTTGCCGTGGCTTTACCTCAAAGGCATTTCCAGCGGTGAGATGGCCCCAGCCCTCAAGGTTCTCTTGGGCCCTGATGCCAAGGGATTGTCAGCAAATACGGTTTCGCGTTTAAAACGCGATTGGGCCAATGAATACGAGGCTTGGAAAGACGCTGAGTTAGATGATGAGCCAATCGTCTACATCTGGGCTGACGGCGTTCACAGCGGCCTTCGGGGCGAGGATGACAAGCTCTGCGCCCTTGTAATTGTTGGCGTCACAGCCCGTGGCAAGAAGCGGTTCTTGGCCATTGAGGACGGGGTGCGCGAGTCCACCCAGAGCTGGCGAGAAGTTCTGCTCAGCCTCAAAAGCCGGGGAATGAATGCCCCAAAATTGGCGATTGGAGACGGTGCCATGGGGTTCTGGGCCGCCATGGATGAAGTCTACCCCACGGCCCGACAGCAGCGGTGCTGGCAACACAAAACGATGAACGTGCTCAACTGCCTGCCCAAGCTATCACAGCCAAAGGCCAAAGCGGCGATCCACAACATCTGGCAGGCTGAGACCAAAGATGATGCGGAAAAGGCGTTCGATTTGTTCATCAAAATCTACGAACCCAAATATCCCAAGGCGGCGCTGTGCCTGCAAAAAGACCGCGAAGAACTCATGGCATTCTTCGACTTCCCCGCCCAACATTGGCAGAGTATCCGCACCAGCAACCCAATTGAATCGGCCTTCGCCACGATCCAACATCGCACCAAGCGCTCAAAGGGCTGCCTGTCACGCGATGGCATGCTGCACATGATGTTCAAGCTAGGACAATGCGCAGAGCAAAACTGGAGGAAGCTACGCGGCTTTGATTACCTGGCCAAAGTCATCACAGGCGTCAAGTTCAAAGACGGAATTGAAACCACCAACCACAGCCAGATCGCCGCATGA
- a CDS encoding IS3 family transposase (programmed frameshift), whose product MTKRKNHLPNFKAKVALEAIREEMTMAELSKKYGVHPTQIGTWKRAVIENMSTAFTRRGSIPEQVSIADVDKLHSKIGQLVVERDFLADGLASIARDARQKMVSKDHKLSVRRQCKLLTLTRSHLYYEPKGESAENLRFMEIIDKQFLETPWYGSRQMARYMKRNNHKCGRHRMRRLMRLMRLVPIYQEPNTSKKHPRHKIWPYFLRKVMIDRPNQVWCADITYIPMRRGFLYLVAIMDWYSRKVLAWRLSNSMDADFCVEALKEARAKHGKPEIFNTDQGSQFTSGAWVDVLTDAKIKISMDGKGAWRDNRMIERLWRSLKYECVYLNAFETGSEMRTGIGKWLTYYNSERPHSTHGILTPDEAYASKTEPIRLAA is encoded by the exons ATGACGAAACGAAAGAACCACTTGCCCAATTTCAAAGCCAAGGTTGCGCTTGAAGCGATCCGCGAAGAAATGACGATGGCGGAGTTATCGAAGAAGTACGGCGTTCACCCGACCCAGATCGGCACATGGAAACGCGCGGTGATTGAAAACATGTCGACGGCATTTACGCGCCGAGGTTCCATTCCTGAGCAGGTGAGCATTGCAGACGTTGACAAGCTGCATTCAAAGATCGGCCAGTTGGTGGTGGAGCGGGATTTTTTGGCCGATG GCCTCGCATCAATTGCTCGGGACGCGAGGCAAAAAATGGTGAGTAAGGACCACAAGCTGAGTGTCCGCCGTCAATGCAAGCTGCTGACGCTGACCCGATCCCACTTGTACTATGAACCGAAGGGCGAAAGCGCTGAGAACCTACGGTTTATGGAAATCATTGATAAGCAATTCCTCGAAACGCCATGGTACGGGTCCCGCCAGATGGCGCGCTACATGAAACGCAACAACCACAAATGCGGCCGGCATCGCATGCGCCGCCTAATGCGGCTCATGCGTTTGGTCCCGATCTATCAGGAGCCCAACACCAGCAAGAAACACCCCCGGCATAAGATCTGGCCGTATTTTCTTAGAAAAGTCATGATCGACCGCCCAAACCAAGTTTGGTGTGCTGACATTACCTACATCCCAATGCGGCGTGGCTTCCTGTATCTGGTGGCAATCATGGATTGGTACAGTCGCAAAGTCCTTGCTTGGCGGTTGTCCAACAGCATGGACGCGGACTTCTGCGTTGAAGCCCTGAAAGAGGCGCGGGCAAAGCACGGCAAGCCAGAGATATTTAATACGGACCAAGGCAGCCAATTTACCAGTGGTGCTTGGGTCGACGTGCTCACGGATGCAAAGATCAAGATCAGCATGGATGGCAAAGGCGCGTGGCGTGACAATCGCATGATTGAACGCCTATGGCGGTCGCTGAAGTATGAATGCGTCTATCTGAATGCATTTGAGACAGGTTCTGAAATGCGGACTGGGATCGGCAAATGGCTGACCTACTACAACTCTGAACGCCCACATTCGACCCACGGCATATTGACCCCAGATGAGGCCTATGCCAGCAAAACAGAACCAATTAGATTGGCAGCCTAA
- a CDS encoding DMT family transporter, whose product MFRVSATAAGPLFASVAMVMFSLNDVAMKVLSSGYALHELVLIRSIVGLAVVVCIMVPLNGTLSLLKTRRLGMHVLRASFVVFANLCFFLGLAALPLADAVAIFFISPFLITIASVLFLGEVVGRRRWSAIAFGMIGVLIVLRPGTDAFQVASLLPLAAAFGYSGLHIMTRFLRDTENAVSMTFYIQIIFIVVCVVFGLLFGDGKLAEQSNASLTFLFREWRVPDTADLPLMLILGIFATIGGYCISQAYGLVTV is encoded by the coding sequence ATGTTCAGGGTGTCAGCAACGGCTGCCGGTCCGCTATTTGCGAGCGTGGCGATGGTCATGTTCTCTTTGAACGACGTGGCCATGAAGGTTCTCAGTAGTGGCTATGCCTTGCACGAATTGGTGCTGATACGCTCCATTGTCGGCCTTGCCGTTGTCGTGTGCATCATGGTCCCTCTAAACGGCACACTTTCCCTTCTCAAGACACGCCGATTGGGCATGCATGTGCTCCGCGCGAGCTTTGTTGTGTTTGCGAACCTTTGCTTTTTCCTTGGCCTCGCTGCCCTGCCCTTGGCCGATGCTGTGGCAATTTTTTTCATATCTCCCTTTTTGATCACAATCGCTTCGGTCCTTTTTCTGGGCGAAGTGGTCGGACGGCGCAGATGGAGCGCGATTGCCTTCGGAATGATCGGCGTTCTGATCGTACTGCGGCCAGGAACAGACGCGTTTCAAGTGGCTTCACTTCTACCGCTGGCCGCTGCGTTTGGCTATTCAGGCCTGCACATCATGACGCGATTCCTGCGGGACACAGAGAACGCCGTGTCGATGACATTTTACATCCAGATCATCTTTATTGTGGTTTGCGTCGTGTTTGGTCTGCTCTTTGGGGACGGCAAACTTGCAGAGCAAAGCAACGCATCCTTGACGTTCCTGTTTCGTGAATGGCGAGTTCCAGATACCGCCGATCTTCCCTTAATGCTGATCCTTGGCATCTTCGCGACTATCGGCGGCTATTGCATCTCACAGGCCTATGGTCTTGTCACGGTTTAG
- a CDS encoding IS3 family transposase (programmed frameshift) produces the protein MAKRYTDEFRRDAVRMATTSGLTRPQLSSDLGVGLSTLNKWVQQHQHDDLMSGPHQDVEKENTRLRKEVRLLREEREVFKKGGDLLCRPKPVRFAFIDVWKEEWPVEFLCRVMRVTSRGFRAWRVRPMSQRQRDDMVILAHIREQHRLSLQSYGRPRMTEELQELGLKVGHRRVGRLMGENGIKIIRTQKYKATTDSNHTFNIAPNLLDQDFSATGPNQKWAGDISYIWTSEGWLYLAVILDLYSRRVIGWAVSNRMKKDLAIRALDMAVALRQPPEDCIHHTDRGSQYCSNEYQKRLSKHGFKISMSGKGNCYDNSMVETFFKSIKAELIWRNRWDTRRQAEGAIFQYINGFYNPRRRHSSLGGKSPLAFERKAA, from the exons ATGGCAAAGAGATACACAGATGAGTTTCGGCGTGATGCGGTGCGCATGGCGACGACGAGTGGGTTAACGCGGCCTCAACTTTCATCAGATTTAGGGGTTGGGCTTTCGACGCTGAACAAATGGGTTCAACAGCATCAACACGATGACCTGATGTCAGGACCGCATCAAGACGTTGAGAAGGAGAACACGCGGCTTCGCAAGGAAGTCCGTCTGCTGCGCGAGGAGAGGGAAGTGT TTAAAAAAGGCGGCGATCTTCTTTGCAGGCCAAAGCCGGTGAGGTTTGCTTTCATCGACGTCTGGAAAGAAGAATGGCCAGTTGAGTTTCTGTGCCGCGTTATGCGGGTCACATCACGTGGTTTCCGCGCGTGGCGGGTTCGCCCGATGAGCCAGCGACAACGAGATGATATGGTGATCCTAGCTCATATCCGTGAACAGCATCGCTTAAGCCTGCAAAGCTATGGGCGGCCTCGGATGACCGAGGAACTGCAAGAATTGGGATTGAAGGTGGGCCATCGTAGGGTCGGACGTCTGATGGGCGAGAATGGCATCAAGATCATCAGAACCCAGAAGTACAAGGCGACAACGGACAGCAACCACACGTTCAACATCGCACCAAATCTGTTGGATCAAGATTTCTCAGCGACTGGCCCCAATCAGAAATGGGCTGGCGACATCAGCTACATCTGGACAAGTGAGGGCTGGCTGTATCTTGCCGTCATCCTTGACCTGTATTCTCGCCGCGTCATCGGCTGGGCTGTCAGTAACCGCATGAAGAAGGATCTGGCAATCCGGGCGTTAGATATGGCCGTTGCTTTGCGCCAACCACCGGAGGATTGCATTCACCATACGGATCGTGGTTCGCAATATTGCTCAAATGAGTATCAGAAGCGCCTGTCCAAGCACGGCTTCAAGATCTCGATGAGCGGCAAGGGAAATTGTTATGATAACTCTATGGTTGAGACGTTCTTTAAATCCATCAAGGCTGAGCTGATCTGGCGTAACCGATGGGATACACGCCGTCAGGCAGAAGGTGCTATATTCCAGTATATCAACGGATTTTATAATCCAAGGCGCAGGCACTCGTCGCTAGGTGGTAAAAGCCCCTTGGCATTTGAACGAAAGGCCGCATAA
- a CDS encoding pyridoxal-phosphate-dependent aminotransferase family protein, giving the protein MNVAETLRLAISREDICHREPDFDTLLRSIEHKLISLFQIRNRERYRAVVITGSGTAANEAILSSVVGKGAILILSNGEFGDRLHRTSLIHNQQTHLIEAPWGTPFDLNQIEAYLAAHKIDVIATVHHETCSGMLNPLADIGALSKAHGALFVVDGVSSVGAEVIDMEACNIAFVSSSSSKAIGSYPGLSFVVGRKKHFKRLKHHAAKTTYLNLATFYAFLKNHSQTPNTPAVPLFFALEQALTNILREGVIKRYALIKARADLLRLGMRRLNLEFLIDEADMCSILTTVRVPPSISVRDLRDRLREKSIIIYEGKGCFAGKVFQVGNIGELSDYDIRFFLAALKDVLLTLQSEAAELVAPVIPKGAILVMLPTPERMQAKVVS; this is encoded by the coding sequence GTGAATGTGGCCGAAACCCTCCGTCTCGCCATCAGCAGGGAGGATATCTGCCATCGCGAACCTGATTTTGACACCCTGCTTCGTAGTATCGAACATAAACTGATCTCTCTCTTTCAGATCAGAAACCGCGAACGGTATCGCGCAGTAGTGATCACCGGATCTGGCACTGCGGCAAATGAGGCCATCTTGTCTTCTGTCGTCGGTAAAGGCGCGATCCTGATACTGTCGAATGGAGAGTTTGGTGACCGGCTGCACAGGACGTCTTTAATTCACAATCAGCAGACCCACCTGATTGAAGCGCCCTGGGGGACTCCTTTTGATTTGAATCAGATCGAGGCCTATCTGGCGGCCCACAAGATTGATGTCATCGCAACGGTTCACCACGAAACCTGTTCGGGGATGTTGAATCCGCTCGCAGACATCGGCGCTTTGTCCAAGGCCCATGGTGCGCTGTTCGTGGTCGATGGTGTCAGTTCCGTCGGCGCGGAAGTGATCGATATGGAGGCATGCAATATCGCGTTTGTGTCCAGCTCAAGCTCCAAAGCTATTGGGTCATACCCCGGCCTGTCCTTTGTCGTGGGGCGCAAGAAACACTTTAAACGGCTAAAACATCACGCGGCGAAAACCACGTATCTGAACCTCGCTACGTTCTACGCTTTTTTGAAAAATCACAGTCAGACACCAAATACACCAGCAGTGCCCCTGTTCTTTGCTCTGGAGCAGGCGTTGACGAACATTCTGCGCGAAGGGGTGATCAAACGCTATGCGCTCATCAAAGCCCGTGCGGATCTGCTGCGTCTCGGTATGCGCCGCCTCAACCTCGAATTTTTGATCGACGAAGCGGATATGTGTTCGATCCTCACAACAGTGCGGGTGCCGCCGTCGATTTCGGTGCGCGACCTGCGGGATCGGCTGCGCGAGAAATCCATCATCATATATGAAGGTAAAGGCTGCTTTGCGGGCAAGGTGTTTCAGGTCGGCAATATCGGGGAATTGTCCGACTACGACATCCGATTTTTCCTTGCTGCACTCAAGGACGTGCTACTGACTTTGCAGTCCGAAGCGGCCGAATTGGTTGCACCTGTCATACCAAAGGGTGCGATTTTGGTTATGCTCCCCACACCTGAGCGCATGCAAGCGAAGGTGGTGTCGTGA
- a CDS encoding CDP-alcohol phosphatidyltransferase family protein, with amino-acid sequence MTGKLTQLWATKTRDDEWWSSFVTSPLAIAANYVAVAVPWITPNRITASSFLVAVVATIGIVIGETRSFIAAAILIHLSHILDCMDGQMARYRKVSSSVGSYYDRLTDQVQVALWFGATGYAAFVQTASVIPVFLAMIGISFYGLRGYAKYIALEIETARNPDYPKDMAQLKQVEAKAGLGFGLRTNGAWFLREQRKVLAFDEGVFIFMLSAALIFDQLVPMLWIFAASQVFWGTYKSWLRGKNIGQNRKLSFQK; translated from the coding sequence GTGACCGGCAAGCTGACACAGCTTTGGGCAACCAAAACTCGCGATGACGAATGGTGGTCGTCGTTTGTCACGTCACCGCTGGCTATTGCCGCCAATTATGTCGCTGTCGCCGTCCCGTGGATCACTCCAAATCGGATCACTGCATCCTCGTTTCTGGTCGCTGTGGTTGCTACAATCGGGATCGTTATCGGAGAGACTAGATCCTTTATTGCAGCGGCAATCCTAATCCACCTCAGCCACATTCTTGATTGCATGGACGGACAAATGGCACGCTACCGAAAGGTGTCATCCTCCGTCGGCAGTTATTATGATCGGCTAACGGATCAAGTGCAGGTCGCGCTGTGGTTTGGCGCTACCGGATATGCAGCATTTGTGCAGACAGCCAGCGTGATCCCTGTTTTCCTTGCGATGATAGGCATCTCGTTCTACGGCTTACGCGGCTACGCCAAATACATCGCTCTTGAGATCGAAACAGCACGCAACCCAGACTACCCCAAAGACATGGCGCAGCTGAAACAGGTCGAAGCCAAAGCAGGTTTGGGTTTTGGCCTGCGGACAAACGGGGCGTGGTTCCTTAGAGAGCAACGCAAAGTGCTCGCCTTTGATGAGGGTGTTTTCATTTTCATGCTGTCTGCTGCCCTGATCTTTGATCAACTTGTGCCCATGCTTTGGATCTTCGCAGCAAGCCAAGTGTTCTGGGGCACTTACAAATCTTGGCTCAGGGGTAAAAACATCGGCCAAAACCGCAAACTTTCCTTCCAGAAATAG
- a CDS encoding phosphocholine cytidylyltransferase family protein — protein MKNETNRPPIAVILAAGIGSRLSPLTDNCPKSLLTVGGSVILERMIRNCLSCGMSQFVLVLGHMEDEIKQFVDKTFRDIHVTYVINERYRDTNTGYSLMLAASAIGTAEFVKFDADVVFDVKILRKLLDDDHADVLCIDQNIALEDEEVKVITDDQMQVIEIGKTVDPKLALGESIGIEKISAKTGKLLFAELNGMMKVREHFQDYYEAAYARLVDKGSVFRAIDITGLNWTEIDTVKDFTAANAMFETSITTVSRGQKKAIDEAAEKQTITM, from the coding sequence ATGAAAAACGAAACCAATCGCCCGCCAATCGCTGTAATACTGGCCGCAGGCATCGGCTCTCGGCTCAGCCCGCTGACAGACAACTGCCCCAAAAGCCTGCTGACCGTTGGCGGGTCTGTTATCCTTGAACGGATGATCCGCAATTGCCTCAGCTGCGGTATGTCCCAGTTCGTTCTGGTGCTTGGACACATGGAGGACGAGATCAAACAATTCGTCGACAAGACGTTTCGAGACATCCATGTCACCTATGTGATCAACGAGCGTTACCGCGATACAAACACGGGATATTCATTGATGCTGGCCGCATCCGCCATCGGTACCGCCGAGTTTGTCAAATTCGATGCGGACGTGGTGTTTGATGTGAAAATCCTGCGCAAACTTCTGGATGACGACCATGCAGACGTATTGTGCATTGACCAGAATATTGCGCTTGAGGATGAGGAAGTGAAAGTTATCACCGACGATCAAATGCAGGTCATTGAGATCGGCAAAACCGTCGATCCCAAGCTGGCATTGGGCGAGTCTATCGGGATTGAGAAGATTAGTGCCAAGACCGGCAAGCTACTTTTTGCCGAACTCAACGGAATGATGAAAGTCCGAGAGCATTTTCAGGACTACTATGAGGCTGCGTATGCGCGATTGGTGGACAAGGGATCGGTATTCCGTGCGATTGATATCACCGGACTGAACTGGACAGAGATTGATACGGTGAAAGACTTTACCGCAGCAAATGCGATGTTCGAGACTTCGATCACAACTGTGTCTCGTGGCCAGAAAAAGGCGATAGATGAAGCGGCTGAAAAGCAGACCATCACCATGTAA
- the rpsU gene encoding 30S ribosomal protein S21 has protein sequence MQVSVRDNNVDQALRALKKKLQSEGVFREMRLKEHFEKPSVRKAREQKEAVSRQRKLARKKTEREG, from the coding sequence ATGCAAGTAAGTGTTCGTGATAATAACGTCGATCAGGCGCTTCGTGCGCTTAAAAAAAAGCTTCAGAGCGAAGGCGTGTTTCGTGAAATGCGGCTCAAAGAGCATTTCGAAAAGCCGTCTGTGCGGAAAGCACGAGAGCAAAAAGAAGCCGTTAGCCGTCAGCGCAAACTAGCGCGAAAAAAAACAGAGCGTGAAGGATAA
- a CDS encoding tyrosine-type recombinase/integrase, with product MRQAQTLNEAQLRRVIQYCRSRRHPVRDETIIIVSFYAGLRAKEIAALTVDNVFDEAGAVRTQFILSPEQSKGGRTRTVYLNQRLRKSLAEYSSTIRLSDPQRPLFTSQKGGHFSANTMCQLFLEIYKACGFKDVSIAE from the coding sequence ATGCGCCAAGCACAGACATTGAACGAGGCCCAGTTACGCCGTGTAATACAGTACTGCCGCAGCCGTCGTCATCCAGTTCGTGATGAGACAATCATCATAGTCAGCTTTTACGCAGGGCTGCGGGCAAAGGAGATCGCAGCGCTAACAGTGGACAACGTGTTTGACGAAGCAGGCGCGGTGCGGACACAGTTCATCCTATCGCCAGAACAGAGCAAGGGCGGCAGGACACGCACTGTGTATTTGAACCAGCGCTTGCGGAAATCACTTGCTGAATACAGCAGCACAATCCGACTGAGCGATCCACAGCGTCCATTGTTCACCAGCCAGAAAGGTGGTCATTTCTCAGCCAACACCATGTGCCAGCTGTTTCTTGAGATTTACAAAGCATGCGGGTTCAAAGATGTGTCAATCGCAGAGTAA
- the istB gene encoding IS21-like element helper ATPase IstB produces MTEAPQILLRHHLKQLRLPTFQGEYAKQAQLCAAENKDHIHYLARLCEMELIDRERRMIERRIKAAKFPSTKSLDSFDFKIMPSLNKPLTMDLARCDYVDRRENIIALGPSGTGKTHIALGLGLAACQRGLKVRFTTAAALVHDLIEAQDERRLQRLQKHLTSQNLLIIDELGFVPLSKSGAELLFEVISQCYERGSIIITSNLPFDEWTEVFGSERLTGALLDRLTHHVHILEMNGESYRLKHSRNKQK; encoded by the coding sequence ATGACTGAAGCCCCTCAGATCCTTCTGCGGCATCATCTTAAACAACTGCGACTGCCAACGTTCCAAGGCGAGTATGCCAAACAGGCGCAGCTCTGTGCTGCAGAGAACAAAGACCACATCCACTACTTGGCGCGCTTGTGTGAGATGGAGTTGATCGACCGTGAACGGCGGATGATTGAACGTCGGATCAAAGCGGCGAAGTTCCCCAGCACCAAAAGCTTGGACAGCTTTGACTTCAAGATCATGCCCAGCTTGAACAAGCCGCTGACGATGGATCTGGCGCGTTGCGACTACGTGGATCGCAGGGAGAATATCATCGCCCTTGGCCCCTCAGGCACGGGCAAGACGCACATCGCTTTGGGACTTGGGTTGGCTGCGTGTCAGAGGGGACTGAAGGTTCGCTTCACAACGGCGGCAGCATTGGTCCATGACCTGATTGAAGCCCAAGATGAGCGGAGATTGCAGCGCCTTCAAAAACATCTGACAAGCCAGAACCTGTTGATCATTGACGAACTGGGCTTTGTGCCCCTCAGCAAATCGGGCGCGGAATTGCTCTTTGAAGTCATATCCCAATGCTACGAACGCGGGTCCATCATCATAACCTCGAACCTGCCCTTCGATGAATGGACCGAGGTCTTTGGCTCTGAGCGCCTGACAGGCGCGTTACTGGACCGTTTGACCCACCACGTCCACATTCTTGAGATGAACGGCGAAAGCTACAGGCTCAAACACAGCCGTAACAAACAAAAGTAA